The following coding sequences lie in one Thalassoglobus polymorphus genomic window:
- the metX gene encoding homoserine O-acetyltransferase MetX: MSTDFAETDSSSSSPDGFVERQSATLFAPPSPLVLESGETLGPITVAYQTYGTLSPRKDNVIYICHALTGDAHVAGRHNEKERKPGWWNGFIGPGKAIDTNRYFVVCSNILGGCQGTTGPSSENPQTGKPYGPDFPFITIRDIVNVHNALLDHLGIENVLAVVGGSLGGMQVLEWVVNRPERVGAAIVLASGPKLNAQGIAFNAVGRRAIYSDPLFQDGWYYGEEEKPHFGLALARMVAHITYLSEQSIELKFGRKLQNGDEFGFDLKSETEFQIESYLHYQGNRFVERFDANSYLTLTRAMDYFDLGEAYGSIADAFSRVQSRFLVISYDTDWLYPTPQSKEIVRALVDAKRHVTFKELKSAYGHDAFLIDQELPKLGSLVSPFLARTYSDRQ; this comes from the coding sequence ATGTCCACCGATTTCGCCGAAACTGATAGCTCTTCTTCCTCCCCGGATGGGTTTGTGGAGCGGCAATCTGCAACACTCTTCGCGCCTCCATCTCCATTGGTGCTCGAAAGTGGTGAGACACTTGGGCCGATCACCGTTGCCTACCAAACATATGGAACGCTTTCGCCGAGAAAAGATAACGTCATTTACATCTGTCATGCGTTAACGGGCGATGCTCATGTGGCGGGCAGGCACAACGAAAAGGAAAGGAAGCCAGGTTGGTGGAACGGCTTCATCGGTCCGGGAAAAGCGATCGACACAAACAGATACTTCGTTGTCTGTTCCAATATCCTTGGCGGCTGTCAGGGGACGACGGGTCCCAGTTCGGAAAATCCGCAAACCGGAAAACCATACGGCCCCGATTTTCCGTTCATCACGATTCGGGATATCGTCAATGTTCACAATGCGTTGCTGGATCATTTGGGAATCGAAAACGTCCTTGCCGTTGTGGGGGGAAGTTTAGGGGGGATGCAAGTCCTCGAATGGGTTGTTAATCGACCTGAGCGAGTTGGGGCAGCGATTGTGCTTGCCTCTGGACCCAAGCTCAACGCTCAAGGAATTGCATTCAATGCAGTCGGCCGACGCGCCATTTACAGCGATCCACTCTTTCAGGATGGCTGGTACTACGGTGAAGAGGAGAAGCCGCACTTCGGTCTCGCACTCGCTCGGATGGTGGCCCATATTACCTATCTCTCCGAACAGTCGATTGAGTTGAAGTTTGGACGCAAGCTGCAAAATGGAGATGAATTTGGTTTCGATTTGAAATCGGAAACAGAATTCCAAATTGAAAGTTATCTGCACTATCAGGGAAATCGTTTTGTTGAACGCTTCGATGCCAACAGCTATCTCACGTTGACGCGGGCGATGGACTACTTCGATCTAGGTGAAGCATATGGGTCGATTGCAGATGCGTTTTCTCGGGTGCAAAGTCGGTTTCTCGTCATTTCGTATGACACCGATTGGCTTTACCCAACTCCACAAAGTAAAGAGATCGTTCGAGCGCTTGTTGATGCGAAACGGCATGTCACTTTCAAGGAGTTAAAAAGTGCATACGGTCACGATGCATTTTTGATTGATCAGGAATTGCCCAAACTCGGAAGTCTGGTCAGCCCGTTTCTGGCCAGGACATACTCTGACCGGCAGTAG
- a CDS encoding SufE family protein, producing MSSTTYMTLEELKEEFEFLGDWEARCDFLIDLGFELPKLPDDAKIEPNRVHGCQSNVWLIASVNEDHEPATIRFLANSDAMIVNGLIAVLMAIYDDKTPEEIVETDVEEIFHELELDRYLSPARKNGLFGMVKRVRQIAILAASQDSE from the coding sequence ATGTCTTCGACAACATACATGACGCTTGAGGAACTCAAAGAAGAATTCGAATTTCTGGGAGATTGGGAAGCACGTTGCGACTTTCTGATCGACTTGGGTTTCGAACTTCCAAAACTTCCCGATGATGCGAAAATCGAACCCAACCGAGTGCATGGGTGTCAAAGTAATGTTTGGCTGATTGCATCAGTGAATGAAGATCATGAGCCTGCCACGATTCGATTTCTGGCCAACAGTGATGCCATGATCGTCAACGGATTAATCGCTGTTCTGATGGCGATTTACGACGACAAGACGCCAGAAGAGATCGTCGAAACGGACGTTGAAGAAATTTTTCACGAACTCGAACTTGATCGGTATTTAAGCCCCGCAAGGAAGAATGGTTTGTTCGGAATGGTCAAACGTGTCCGCCAAATCGCAATTCTCGCTGCATCTCAGGATTCGGAATAA
- a CDS encoding aminotransferase class V-fold PLP-dependent enzyme codes for MSKIMETQLLDIAAIRDQFPVFRETLPNGSPVTFLDSGASAQKPQCVIDAEREVLETHYANAYRGVYQFGAQIDEELEASREAVRRLINADDSSEIIFTSGTTMSLNMIAFGWGGRHLKAGDEILLNHMEHHANIVPWQQVAERTGAVVRYLPLTADGRLDLQRLDEFITPKTKILSVTGMSNVLGTINPIPELSKRIHDVGGVFVVDAAQSVPHQVVDVIADQIDFLAFSGHKLYGPTGIGIMYGRSDLLEQTDPLLFGGHMIDRVYEDHSSWAEAPAKFEAGTLPIVQAIALKTAVEYVEGIGFEAMHGHEVSLTQSAHQRLMEFPGVTIYGPSIEHKGAILSFTMEGAHPEDLAQLLDRKGVFVRHGHHCTMPLHDLLGVSSTVRVSFGLYNNQDDIDRLVDALQFARHRLRLG; via the coding sequence ATGAGCAAGATTATGGAGACTCAATTATTGGACATCGCTGCCATCCGTGATCAGTTTCCCGTTTTTCGAGAAACGCTGCCGAATGGTTCTCCTGTTACATTTCTTGATAGTGGAGCGTCAGCACAAAAACCACAATGTGTCATCGACGCTGAAAGAGAAGTTCTCGAGACCCACTACGCCAATGCTTATCGAGGCGTGTACCAGTTTGGAGCGCAAATCGACGAAGAACTCGAAGCAAGCCGTGAAGCAGTTCGCCGTCTGATCAATGCTGATGACAGTTCCGAGATTATATTCACCTCCGGGACGACGATGTCCCTGAACATGATCGCCTTCGGGTGGGGGGGACGTCATCTGAAAGCAGGTGATGAAATTCTCCTCAACCATATGGAGCATCACGCGAACATTGTCCCCTGGCAACAGGTCGCAGAGCGAACCGGGGCGGTTGTCCGCTATCTCCCTCTCACAGCAGACGGGCGACTCGACTTGCAGCGACTTGATGAGTTCATCACTCCCAAAACGAAGATTCTATCGGTGACCGGGATGTCGAACGTTCTCGGAACGATCAATCCAATCCCGGAACTCTCCAAACGTATCCACGATGTTGGAGGGGTTTTCGTTGTCGATGCTGCTCAAAGTGTGCCGCATCAGGTTGTTGATGTCATCGCTGATCAAATTGATTTCTTGGCTTTCTCCGGGCACAAGCTGTATGGTCCGACCGGAATCGGCATCATGTACGGGCGCAGCGACCTGTTGGAGCAGACCGATCCCCTGCTCTTTGGTGGCCATATGATTGACCGTGTTTATGAAGACCACTCGAGTTGGGCTGAAGCACCAGCGAAGTTTGAAGCGGGAACGCTACCGATTGTTCAGGCGATTGCTCTGAAAACCGCCGTCGAGTACGTTGAAGGTATTGGGTTCGAGGCGATGCACGGGCACGAGGTCAGCTTAACGCAATCTGCTCATCAACGGTTGATGGAGTTTCCCGGGGTAACCATTTACGGCCCTTCAATTGAACACAAAGGTGCCATCCTCAGCTTCACGATGGAAGGCGCTCACCCAGAGGACTTAGCCCAGCTTCTGGATCGTAAAGGAGTTTTCGTTCGTCACGGTCATCACTGTACAATGCCGCTGCACGATCTTTTGGGGGTCTCTTCGACAGTTCGTGTCAGTTTCGGCCTGTATAATAATCAAGATGACATTGATCGCTTGGTCGACGCCTTGCAATTCGCTCGGCACCGGTTACGTTTGGGATGA
- a CDS encoding mandelate racemase/muconate lactonizing enzyme family protein, with translation MPKITAIETVIPSQIMTNLILVRIHTEDGIIGCGETYYTPHAIDGLIHDWMAERLIGSEATDIEAHWRFLYERCSAFGLPGAEMRALSAIDVALWDIMGQVCGQPVWKLLGGAVQPEVRIYNTCGGPGYGTLKQSKVETSQHPGWPGYGDEGKPGPLQDNWSSIHAAGDLAEELVSEGITGMKVWPFDRHAHKNSGLYLSRGEIEEAMKPLRDIRDRVGDQIEIMIEGHAFFQLASALRIADALKEIRPLWLEDVLRVDNVQTLADFRRQSGMPIAASEMVLGRTSYLSLLNAGAADYVMVDPTWAGGISETRRIIELAQAFNVPATMHDCTGPLTMYAGLHCSAASSNVVFQETVRAHIRTFYHQLVDRQPVIENGRLQLPTDPGLGTSLLPELFQPGQSSYRLTK, from the coding sequence ATGCCTAAAATCACTGCTATTGAAACTGTGATTCCGTCACAGATCATGACGAACCTGATCCTGGTTCGCATTCACACCGAAGATGGAATAATAGGCTGTGGGGAAACGTACTACACGCCGCATGCCATTGATGGACTGATTCATGACTGGATGGCGGAACGGCTCATCGGCAGCGAAGCCACCGACATCGAGGCACACTGGCGGTTTCTTTACGAGCGGTGTTCCGCTTTTGGACTGCCGGGTGCAGAAATGCGTGCTCTCTCGGCTATTGATGTCGCCTTGTGGGATATCATGGGACAAGTTTGCGGACAACCGGTCTGGAAGCTGCTGGGAGGAGCAGTTCAGCCGGAAGTCAGAATCTACAACACCTGCGGAGGCCCCGGATACGGGACTCTGAAACAGTCGAAAGTCGAGACTTCACAACACCCCGGCTGGCCCGGCTATGGAGACGAAGGGAAACCGGGACCACTGCAAGACAACTGGTCTTCCATTCATGCTGCCGGGGACCTTGCAGAGGAACTCGTCTCTGAAGGGATCACCGGAATGAAGGTCTGGCCGTTTGATCGCCATGCCCACAAGAACAGTGGCCTGTATCTTTCGCGCGGTGAAATCGAAGAAGCGATGAAACCTTTGCGGGACATCCGTGATCGCGTCGGAGATCAAATTGAAATCATGATCGAAGGACACGCATTTTTCCAACTGGCATCGGCACTCCGAATCGCTGATGCACTGAAGGAAATTCGCCCGTTGTGGTTGGAAGATGTTTTGCGAGTCGACAACGTTCAAACTCTTGCAGACTTTCGGCGTCAATCGGGAATGCCCATCGCAGCCAGTGAAATGGTCCTCGGAAGAACATCTTATCTTTCTTTACTGAATGCGGGCGCAGCCGATTATGTGATGGTCGACCCGACCTGGGCAGGAGGGATCAGCGAAACTCGCCGAATCATCGAACTCGCACAAGCGTTCAATGTTCCCGCGACGATGCATGACTGCACCGGACCACTCACAATGTATGCCGGGCTTCACTGTTCGGCAGCTTCATCGAACGTTGTCTTTCAGGAAACAGTTCGAGCACACATCCGCACGTTCTATCATCAACTCGTCGACCGCCAGCCGGTCATTGAGAATGGTCGACTTCAACTTCCGACCGATCCGGGACTTGGCACCAGCTTGCTCCCAGAATTATTTCAACCGGGACAATCAAGCTACCGTCTAACAAAGTAA
- a CDS encoding 3'-5' exonuclease, with protein sequence MFDTSNDVSYLIFDVEAVGDGDLISKVKYSSEELSGEDALRKFRDELIEKTGKDVLPPTFVLPISVAVAKVSANFRLIDLTVLDEPEFRPAVIAKGFWAGWRHYGRPTLVTFNGRGYDVPVLEYAAFRYGLSLPDWFNLSAPAYEQARNRYNRKAHFDMMDLFANFGATRITGGLNLLANLIGKPGKSGIDGSQVQDMYTAGKAKEINDYCRCDVLDTYFVFLRAQVLMGKLSLDEEQEIVAETKLWLEERQESQPAFAHYLRQWGDWSPPTPHI encoded by the coding sequence ATGTTTGATACTAGCAACGACGTTTCCTACCTGATTTTTGATGTCGAAGCGGTCGGCGATGGCGATTTGATCTCCAAGGTAAAATATTCCTCTGAAGAGCTCTCCGGGGAAGACGCTCTGAGGAAATTTCGTGATGAGCTGATCGAGAAGACCGGAAAAGATGTCTTACCGCCGACTTTTGTGTTGCCCATCTCTGTCGCGGTCGCCAAGGTCTCTGCCAACTTTCGCTTGATCGACCTCACGGTACTTGATGAACCGGAATTTCGTCCTGCTGTGATCGCAAAAGGCTTCTGGGCTGGCTGGAGACACTACGGACGTCCGACTTTAGTCACCTTCAACGGACGTGGTTACGATGTCCCGGTGCTCGAGTACGCAGCCTTTCGCTATGGTCTTTCACTGCCAGACTGGTTCAACCTGTCAGCTCCGGCGTACGAACAGGCTCGCAATCGATACAATCGCAAAGCCCATTTTGACATGATGGATCTATTTGCCAACTTTGGAGCAACACGCATCACCGGGGGGCTGAACCTGTTGGCGAATCTGATCGGCAAGCCAGGCAAATCAGGCATCGATGGTTCGCAGGTGCAAGATATGTACACTGCCGGCAAGGCCAAAGAAATCAACGACTATTGCCGATGCGACGTCCTCGACACCTACTTTGTCTTTCTCCGGGCTCAAGTCTTGATGGGAAAGCTGTCTCTGGATGAAGAACAGGAGATCGTCGCCGAAACAAAACTCTGGCTTGAAGAGCGTCAAGAATCGCAACCTGCGTTCGCCCACTACCTGCGTCAGTGGGGAGACTGGTCTCCTCCGACACCTCACATCTGA
- the metW gene encoding methionine biosynthesis protein MetW, with translation MCAKRIHLPDPRSAVTNDIIIDKITPGSRVVDLGCGDATLVARLRDDHGCDVFGVELDDDAFIKGIEKGVPMLQTDLNSGLAELPSQSFDFAILSQTLQQIDRPLDLLNEIFRVAKRALVVVPNFAHWRIRLQVALRGRAPVTDHLPYEWYESPNVHFLSLVDFRELASQGNFRVLRELPIIGDRAVKKAYFANLRAHSALYVLERSAPVLPQDELSPQEKTVAASV, from the coding sequence ATGTGTGCAAAACGAATCCACTTACCTGATCCACGATCTGCTGTGACGAATGATATTATCATCGATAAGATCACTCCCGGAAGCAGAGTTGTCGACCTGGGTTGTGGAGACGCAACTTTAGTTGCACGACTACGAGATGATCATGGGTGCGATGTGTTTGGAGTCGAACTCGATGACGATGCGTTCATTAAAGGGATCGAAAAAGGGGTCCCGATGCTCCAGACCGATTTGAATTCCGGCCTCGCGGAACTTCCTTCGCAAAGCTTCGACTTCGCGATTCTCAGCCAAACGTTGCAACAAATTGATCGACCGCTCGACTTGCTCAATGAGATTTTCCGGGTGGCGAAAAGAGCGCTGGTCGTGGTTCCTAACTTTGCACATTGGCGAATTCGGTTACAGGTAGCTCTGCGCGGGCGCGCTCCAGTGACCGACCATCTCCCCTATGAATGGTACGAATCACCAAACGTTCACTTCTTGTCGCTTGTCGACTTCCGCGAACTCGCCAGCCAAGGGAATTTTCGTGTCCTGAGGGAACTCCCCATTATTGGTGACCGGGCTGTCAAGAAAGCGTACTTTGCCAATTTACGGGCCCACAGTGCGTTGTATGTTCTCGAACGTTCAGCGCCAGTGCTGCCGCAGGATGAACTGTCTCCACAAGAAAAAACTGTCGCCGCTTCAGTTTGA
- a CDS encoding RidA family protein, which yields MSQSNIQYPQDENTPTSHLPFSPCAVVGNLVFVSGQASVDASGKIIGDSFEGEFRRSIENLRAVLKTAGCDLQNIVQTRNYVRDDADLAEYNKLYAEYFQNPLPTRTTITNCLPSTIRYEVECIAVLPEAD from the coding sequence ATGTCCCAATCAAACATTCAATACCCGCAAGACGAAAACACTCCCACTTCACATCTCCCTTTCAGCCCCTGTGCAGTGGTCGGGAATCTTGTGTTTGTCTCTGGTCAGGCTTCCGTTGATGCCTCTGGAAAAATTATCGGAGACAGTTTTGAAGGAGAGTTTCGTCGCTCAATCGAGAACCTGCGCGCGGTCTTGAAGACGGCAGGGTGCGATCTGCAAAACATCGTTCAGACGAGGAACTATGTCCGCGATGACGCCGACCTCGCGGAATACAATAAGCTCTACGCAGAATACTTTCAGAACCCGCTGCCAACGCGGACAACGATCACGAATTGCCTGCCATCTACGATTCGCTACGAAGTTGAGTGCATCGCTGTACTGCCCGAAGCAGATTAA
- a CDS encoding MFS transporter, translated as MSTHVRHHVLGATTLAAVMLYLDRICIAEIAKEEAFKSDLGISDTQIGVVLGAFFFTYALGQVPAGWLSDRFGTRTMLPIYIGIWSLCTILTGLANGFLMLMVARLLFGFAQAGCYPSAGSLIKRWMPIPQRGRASSVVSFGGRLGGTIAPILTAWLLKDYLSWRAVLILYGTAGFLVAFHFWRIYRETPTEHPLCDTGEQELISYGDDDAGDLSPPQFLPLLPLIRSHTMWLMSFLQFGINLGWVFLVTWLPTYLQEVKHVDPKTGGLMSTIVLASGIVGTLCGGMVTDISVRHFGRRWGRSLPMVTCYTVAMIAYLSCLRLESAWSFVIAASIVAFATDLSVPSIWAYMQDVGGKNTAAVFGWGNMWGNFGAATSPLLVPIVVDATVPDADWTPAFYLFSLGYLMAGLCALGINANSKVE; from the coding sequence ATGTCCACTCATGTTCGTCATCACGTCCTCGGAGCGACAACGCTCGCTGCGGTGATGCTGTATCTAGACCGTATCTGCATCGCTGAAATCGCCAAGGAAGAGGCTTTCAAGTCTGACTTGGGAATCTCTGACACACAGATTGGCGTGGTCCTCGGTGCCTTCTTTTTCACTTATGCACTGGGACAGGTTCCGGCAGGTTGGCTGTCGGATCGATTCGGAACCAGAACCATGCTGCCGATCTACATCGGCATCTGGTCGCTCTGTACGATTCTCACCGGATTGGCCAACGGCTTCCTCATGCTGATGGTTGCGCGACTGTTGTTTGGTTTTGCCCAAGCAGGTTGCTACCCATCAGCTGGGAGTCTCATCAAACGCTGGATGCCCATCCCCCAGAGAGGCCGAGCGAGTAGCGTCGTCTCGTTTGGCGGACGCTTAGGTGGGACGATTGCACCGATCCTGACTGCATGGCTGCTGAAAGACTATCTCTCCTGGCGAGCTGTCTTGATCTTGTATGGCACAGCCGGTTTTCTCGTCGCGTTTCACTTCTGGAGAATCTATCGCGAGACACCCACAGAGCACCCCTTGTGTGATACTGGTGAACAAGAATTGATCTCCTACGGCGATGACGACGCGGGCGACTTGAGCCCGCCTCAGTTTCTGCCACTGCTCCCATTGATCCGCAGCCACACAATGTGGTTGATGAGTTTTTTACAGTTCGGAATCAATCTCGGTTGGGTCTTTCTGGTGACCTGGCTGCCGACGTACCTGCAGGAGGTGAAACATGTCGACCCAAAAACAGGCGGGTTGATGTCGACGATCGTGCTGGCCTCAGGAATTGTGGGAACGCTCTGTGGAGGAATGGTGACAGACATTTCGGTCCGGCACTTCGGGCGGCGATGGGGGCGTTCACTCCCTATGGTTACCTGTTATACAGTCGCCATGATTGCTTATCTTTCCTGTTTAAGACTGGAATCGGCCTGGAGCTTTGTGATTGCCGCGTCGATCGTTGCATTCGCGACTGATCTCAGTGTCCCTTCGATTTGGGCCTACATGCAGGATGTCGGTGGAAAGAACACAGCTGCGGTGTTTGGCTGGGGAAACATGTGGGGAAACTTCGGAGCCGCGACATCCCCATTGCTCGTCCCGATCGTAGTCGATGCAACGGTCCCCGATGCCGACTGGACGCCCGCCTTTTACCTCTTCTCGCTGGGGTATCTCATGGCCGGCTTATGTGCCTTGGGAATCAACGCGAACAGCAAAGTTGAGTGA
- a CDS encoding DUF309 domain-containing protein, with protein sequence MESTKKFVRLLPSTDLPRYTHIPGSGSPHPYRDPRGHSYNRRPQPPKGLKEAQWTENRSYLIALDYFNLGFYWEAHDEWERLMRATGVDSMCGLFLKGLVKMAAAGIKVREESIHGVRRHAASAGEVFADVAAESDQDRYCGLDFTILQFAADRAAQLSYPSDLEPGRPLRVFPFILLPEPIPLL encoded by the coding sequence ATGGAATCTACTAAAAAATTTGTTCGATTGCTTCCCTCTACCGATCTCCCTCGGTACACGCACATTCCTGGGTCAGGGTCACCGCATCCTTATCGGGACCCCCGTGGCCATAGTTACAACCGCCGTCCGCAGCCTCCTAAAGGACTGAAAGAGGCTCAGTGGACTGAAAACCGCAGTTATCTGATCGCCCTGGATTACTTCAATCTCGGATTCTATTGGGAAGCTCATGATGAGTGGGAACGATTGATGCGAGCAACAGGTGTCGATTCGATGTGTGGCCTGTTTCTGAAAGGTCTCGTCAAGATGGCTGCTGCAGGGATCAAGGTTCGTGAAGAAAGTATCCACGGAGTCCGCCGGCACGCGGCCTCTGCTGGCGAAGTGTTCGCAGACGTCGCTGCGGAATCGGATCAGGATCGCTATTGCGGACTCGATTTCACAATCCTGCAGTTCGCAGCGGATCGCGCAGCTCAGCTGAGTTACCCGTCGGATCTGGAGCCCGGTCGTCCGTTGAGAGTCTTCCCATTTATTCTGCTGCCTGAGCCAATTCCGTTGCTCTAA